The sequence CACCTTTAATAACGATGCCTCCAAGTTTTGTAGCCGCTACATTTTGTAAACTTCCTAGAAAGTTACCGATCGGTGTTCTAACCGCACTTACAATTACTACTTCATTTACTGACATTTGATCTCCTCCAGATGATTTTTATGTAGAGTCATTTTCAACCAATATAATACTATAGATTGCGACAATTTTAATCACAAATTATTCGACAAATTTTGAAAAATTGATTTTGTTTAATAGTATTTAAATATCTATATGTTTATAATTTTAATAGTTATAAAGAAAAAATCCAGTTGGTAATGTAACAATCATTGGTCTAAATATAGAAAAAACCTGACCTCTCAAGGGCCTGATTTCAGTTTTGTTTTTAAAATCACTTTTAAAGAATAGTAATAAGACATAAAAGAAATTAGTAGAATTTACTCGAATTATGTAGAAATGTTTTTTCTCATTTTAGGCTCACTAGGTTGAAAAAGCCCCTTATTCGTAAAATAGGCAGCGCAATAAAAGTAAATAAGTTAATTATGTCGCACAAAAGAATCCTACTCTGTCCAATGAATAGGATTCTTTTACTCTATTATTGAGCTGTATACCCACCATCTAGCACAACTGCTTGACCTGTAACTGCTGCACCTTTTTCACTTGCAAGGAAGATCGCATAATCAGCAATTTCCGATACCGATAATAATCGTTTTTGTGGAACCATTGCGAGAATAACATCTTCAAGCGCACTGTCAAGACTAACGTTTCTTGTTTTGGCTAAGTCAGCAATTTGCCCGCGTACAAGTGGGGTATCGACATATCCAGGGCACAAGGCATTTACAGTAATACCATCTCTTGCACATTCCAATGCGGCCACCTTTGTTAAGCCGATTACACCATGCTTGGCACTGTTATAGCCGGCCTTACCAGCAAAACCAATCAGTCCATTGATTGAAGCCATATTAATGATTCTCCCCGACTTTTGCGCTTTCATAATTGGAAATACGTTTTTAATGCCGATGAACGAACCTGTTAACATGACACTTATTAGCTTTTCATATACAGCTGTTGGAAACTCCTCGATTGGAGCGACATATTGGAAACCGGCATTATTGATTAAAATATCGATCGTCCCAAAATGATTTTTAGCTGCTTCAATTGCACTTTTGTAAGCCTCTTCATTTGTTACATCACATGGAGCTGAAAAAGCGGTAAGCCCTGCTGCATTTAATTCTGCCGTTTTTTCCTCACATTTTTCAACGTTTATATCTGAAATGACTACTTTTGCCCCCTCTTCAGCAAACTTCCTCGCAATTTCTAAGCCAATTCCGCTAGCTGAACCTGTAATAAAGGCAACCTTTCCTTCTAATGTTTTTGTCAATAATAACCTCTCCCTTATTAAAATCTCTCGTAATCAAATTCGCCTCGCTGAATTTGAGCGCTAAATGAAATTAAACAATGCCAAACCAAGTATAAAGGGCAATAATTACGAAAACGGCCAATGTTTT is a genomic window of Niallia sp. XMNu-256 containing:
- a CDS encoding 3-hydroxybutyrate dehydrogenase, yielding MTKTLEGKVAFITGSASGIGLEIARKFAEEGAKVVISDINVEKCEEKTAELNAAGLTAFSAPCDVTNEEAYKSAIEAAKNHFGTIDILINNAGFQYVAPIEEFPTAVYEKLISVMLTGSFIGIKNVFPIMKAQKSGRIINMASINGLIGFAGKAGYNSAKHGVIGLTKVAALECARDGITVNALCPGYVDTPLVRGQIADLAKTRNVSLDSALEDVILAMVPQKRLLSVSEIADYAIFLASEKGAAVTGQAVVLDGGYTAQ